A section of the Spirosoma pollinicola genome encodes:
- a CDS encoding M14 metallopeptidase family protein, whose translation MKHFLLLAGLTAASLTMHSESAWAQTTSSTPASAPSISGVDSPEKFLGYKIGERFTPHYRVLAYAEQVARQLPKRIKLIPYGTTYEGRQLMVVAIGSEENISRLEEIRTNNLKRIGLMDGNPTAAAQPPIAWLSYNVHGNEAVSSETFMDVLYRLLNPSDAVSQKVMNTTVVILDPGLNPDGHDRYVNWYNQMLGSTPDPTPSAREHNEPWPGGRYTHYLFDPNRDWAWQTQEITQQRMALYQQWMPQLHGDFHEMSVESPYYFAPSAKPYHEDITPFQRKFQQTIGEYCSRYFDKNGWLYYTRERFDLFYPSYGDTYPTYNGAIGMTFEQGGSGRAGLAIEKADGDTLTLRQRIDHHVASSFATLESVADRPAEIVKEFGQFFDKSRNTPIGVYKSYVIKSNGDAGRLKALQQLLERNKISFGYSGKAQTVTSGFNYTSQKNEKNVSVGADDIVISAYQPKSTLLKILFEQNSALEDSATYDITAWSLPYAFGLQTFGLTTRINPTSNQPATASSSASAGTTTATRPYAYLVRWQSLPAVQMLAGLLKQKIRVRAAEKPFDLENKSFPSGTLIVARAGNERLGDRFDALVRAEAAKTGADLTPVQTGFVSKGSDFGSDFVTGLKAPRVGVVVGEGTPPPSAGEVWHYFDQELHYPIALLDGNTLSNVQWNKLDVLILPTNYNYSRYLNEKTLSTIREWVRAGGKLIAMERAAAFLAGKDGFNLKEKEDKAKDKSKDKGAALDSLKLYIDRERSAIVDDIPGSIYRVDIDTSHPLGFGLSGGYYALVQNAYNFDFLKDGWNVGYLKANNYIAGFSGRNAKEKLKNTLVMGVQELGRGSVVYLADDPLFRGFWYNGKLLFGNAVFMVGN comes from the coding sequence ATGAAACACTTTTTGCTGCTGGCGGGCCTTACAGCCGCGTCACTGACCATGCATTCCGAATCGGCCTGGGCACAGACAACTTCCTCTACTCCAGCATCTGCTCCATCGATTTCGGGGGTCGATTCGCCCGAAAAATTTCTGGGCTACAAGATTGGCGAACGGTTCACTCCCCATTACCGCGTGCTGGCTTATGCCGAACAAGTGGCCCGCCAACTTCCAAAACGAATTAAATTAATTCCTTACGGAACCACCTACGAAGGCCGACAATTAATGGTGGTGGCCATCGGCTCAGAAGAAAATATCAGCCGCCTGGAAGAAATTCGGACAAACAATTTGAAACGCATTGGCCTGATGGATGGCAATCCAACGGCAGCCGCTCAACCACCAATTGCCTGGCTCAGCTACAACGTTCATGGAAATGAGGCCGTCAGTTCCGAAACGTTCATGGATGTATTGTATCGCCTGCTCAATCCGTCGGATGCCGTTTCGCAGAAAGTGATGAACACCACAGTCGTTATTCTCGATCCGGGTCTGAACCCCGACGGGCATGATCGGTACGTGAACTGGTACAATCAAATGCTGGGCAGCACACCCGACCCAACGCCCTCGGCCCGTGAACACAATGAGCCCTGGCCTGGCGGTCGTTATACACACTATCTTTTCGATCCAAACCGCGACTGGGCCTGGCAAACGCAGGAAATCACCCAGCAGCGTATGGCGCTCTACCAACAGTGGATGCCACAGCTTCATGGCGATTTTCACGAAATGAGTGTTGAGAGTCCTTATTACTTTGCACCTTCGGCAAAACCGTATCATGAAGATATAACGCCGTTTCAGCGGAAGTTTCAACAAACCATTGGCGAATACTGTAGCCGTTATTTCGATAAAAATGGCTGGCTGTATTACACCCGCGAGCGTTTCGATCTTTTTTACCCCAGCTACGGCGATACTTATCCAACATATAACGGTGCCATTGGTATGACCTTTGAACAGGGTGGTAGCGGCCGAGCAGGGTTAGCTATTGAGAAAGCCGATGGCGATACACTTACTCTTCGTCAACGGATCGACCACCATGTTGCCTCTAGTTTCGCCACGCTTGAATCAGTAGCCGACCGCCCCGCCGAGATCGTGAAAGAGTTCGGTCAGTTTTTCGACAAGTCGCGGAACACGCCCATTGGCGTTTATAAAAGCTACGTCATCAAATCAAATGGCGATGCTGGTCGATTAAAAGCCTTACAGCAACTGCTGGAACGCAATAAAATCAGTTTTGGCTACTCAGGCAAAGCCCAAACGGTTACCAGCGGATTCAACTATACCAGCCAGAAGAATGAAAAGAACGTATCGGTGGGGGCCGATGACATTGTGATTAGTGCTTATCAGCCAAAATCGACTTTGTTGAAAATCCTGTTCGAGCAAAATTCGGCGCTGGAAGATTCGGCGACTTACGATATAACGGCTTGGTCTTTACCTTATGCTTTTGGCTTGCAAACCTTTGGCCTGACAACGCGGATTAACCCAACAAGCAATCAGCCAGCTACAGCTAGCTCATCGGCTTCGGCCGGAACAACGACTGCTACCCGGCCATATGCCTATCTCGTTCGCTGGCAGTCACTTCCGGCGGTTCAGATGCTAGCGGGCTTGCTCAAGCAAAAAATCCGGGTTCGGGCGGCAGAAAAGCCATTCGATTTAGAGAACAAATCCTTCCCATCAGGCACACTCATTGTGGCCAGGGCAGGCAATGAACGCCTGGGCGACCGCTTCGACGCGCTGGTACGGGCAGAAGCCGCCAAAACAGGTGCCGACCTGACGCCCGTTCAAACGGGGTTTGTGTCAAAAGGCTCTGACTTCGGCTCTGATTTCGTAACCGGCTTAAAGGCTCCCCGCGTAGGTGTAGTCGTTGGTGAAGGTACGCCCCCACCCTCGGCTGGAGAAGTATGGCATTACTTCGACCAGGAGTTGCACTATCCTATCGCCTTACTTGACGGCAATACGTTAAGCAACGTACAATGGAATAAGTTAGATGTGTTGATTCTGCCAACGAACTATAATTACAGCCGTTACCTGAATGAAAAAACCCTGTCCACAATAAGGGAATGGGTACGGGCAGGTGGCAAACTCATCGCTATGGAACGGGCAGCAGCCTTTCTGGCCGGAAAAGATGGGTTTAATTTGAAGGAAAAAGAAGATAAAGCGAAAGATAAAAGCAAAGATAAAGGGGCTGCCTTGGACTCACTTAAACTCTACATTGACCGGGAGCGCTCGGCTATTGTAGATGATATTCCGGGAAGTATTTATCGTGTAGACATCGACACTTCACACCCACTGGGTTTCGGCCTCTCGGGCGGTTATTATGCGCTGGTGCAGAATGCCTATAACTTTGATTTCCTGAAAGATGGCTGGAACGTTGGGTACTTAAAAGCCAATAACTACATAGCTGGTTTCTCGGGTAGAAACGCCAAAGAGAAACTAAAGAATACACTCGTCATGGGTGTTCAGGAGCTTGGCCGGGGTAGTGTCGTTTATCTGGCCGATGATCCACTTTTCCGGGGTTTCTGGTATAACGGCAAGCTGCTATTTGGCAATGCCGTATTTATGGTCGGTAATTAG
- a CDS encoding PQQ-dependent sugar dehydrogenase encodes MKNVVKPTILSGMVLVSMLASCNKDEVFNTQIPETNQQPTTAQVEGNVFEPALVAATNERIAQLKVPAGFTVAKFADQLGKPRMLAVSETGNVYVTSREAGTVTLLRDTNNDGQLDQKQVVATIKDVHGITIFSGKMYLVAIHEVYSATINADGTLGTPQQIMSGLPDAGQHPNRTIAFGPDGFMYITVGSTCNACADTNPENATILRANPDGSGRRIYAKGLRNTIGFGWHPETKELYGLDHGIDWLGDEQQKEELNLIKDGAFYGWPYIYGDGNYNPHPRPMGDTTYAQILAKTTLPSLQYDAHAAPLGMVFYTGSGATGGFPAEYQNDAFATMRGSWNRSQPSGYKVVRIHFEAGKPTRIDDMVTGFVVDNNQAQFGRPVGIAPMPDGSFLFSEDNNGVIYRVSYKK; translated from the coding sequence ATGAAAAACGTAGTCAAACCTACCATCTTATCCGGGATGGTTTTAGTCTCCATGCTTGCCTCCTGTAATAAAGATGAGGTATTCAACACGCAAATTCCAGAAACGAACCAGCAGCCAACAACAGCGCAGGTAGAGGGAAATGTTTTTGAACCTGCTCTGGTTGCTGCAACAAACGAGCGCATTGCGCAACTCAAAGTACCGGCGGGTTTCACTGTCGCTAAATTTGCCGACCAACTAGGCAAGCCTCGAATGCTGGCTGTTAGTGAAACCGGCAATGTCTATGTAACGAGCCGCGAAGCAGGGACCGTTACCTTACTTCGGGATACAAACAACGACGGTCAGTTAGATCAGAAACAAGTCGTGGCTACGATTAAAGACGTTCATGGCATCACGATCTTCTCGGGCAAAATGTATCTGGTGGCAATCCACGAAGTCTATTCAGCCACAATAAATGCCGATGGTACTTTAGGAACGCCCCAGCAAATTATGAGTGGCCTTCCCGACGCGGGTCAGCACCCGAACAGGACCATTGCCTTCGGTCCGGATGGCTTCATGTACATTACAGTGGGTAGCACCTGCAATGCCTGTGCCGATACGAATCCGGAAAACGCCACTATTCTACGCGCAAACCCTGATGGTTCGGGCCGCCGGATTTATGCCAAAGGGCTGCGAAACACCATTGGCTTTGGCTGGCATCCCGAAACCAAAGAACTCTATGGACTCGATCATGGCATTGACTGGCTGGGCGATGAACAACAGAAAGAAGAGTTGAATTTGATTAAAGACGGTGCTTTTTATGGCTGGCCATACATCTATGGCGATGGCAATTACAACCCCCATCCAAGACCCATGGGCGATACGACCTACGCACAGATCTTAGCCAAAACTACTCTACCCTCTTTACAATATGATGCACACGCAGCACCGTTGGGCATGGTATTTTACACAGGAAGCGGAGCCACCGGAGGTTTCCCAGCCGAATACCAGAACGACGCCTTTGCCACCATGCGCGGCTCCTGGAATCGTAGTCAGCCTTCAGGCTACAAAGTAGTGCGTATTCATTTTGAAGCGGGCAAACCCACCCGCATTGATGATATGGTAACGGGCTTTGTTGTCGATAACAACCAGGCCCAATTTGGTCGACCGGTTGGCATTGCCCCTATGCCTGATGGGTCGTTCTTATTTTCCGAAGATAACAACGGGGTAATTTATCGGGTGAGCTATAAGAAGTAA
- a CDS encoding YciE/YciF ferroxidase family protein → MASLGSQIANFFSGDDNNTQEGLHGLFVNELKGIYYAEKQAVDALGEQADASTTDEVRNAFLQHQEETRGQVARLEDVFRSIGVEADDKTCAAIDGLVDDAQEVVSMTDSGSLTRDAGLIIAGQKIEHHEIAAYGSAVTLAKVLGYSEAARMLQQTLEEEKNTDVKLTKLAESFINQRAASENDNDNTSYNSDSNQIVSQGQYGNSVVDPDGTRYSDSSVAGYNSTNDTISGGSRTL, encoded by the coding sequence ATGGCTTCTTTAGGATCTCAAATCGCAAATTTTTTTAGTGGTGATGATAACAACACACAAGAAGGCTTGCATGGCCTATTTGTTAATGAGTTGAAAGGCATTTATTACGCAGAAAAACAGGCTGTTGATGCGCTTGGCGAACAAGCTGATGCATCTACAACTGACGAAGTAAGGAACGCCTTTCTGCAGCATCAGGAAGAAACTCGTGGCCAGGTTGCCCGACTGGAAGACGTGTTCCGCTCCATTGGAGTCGAAGCAGATGATAAAACCTGTGCTGCCATTGATGGATTAGTCGATGATGCTCAGGAAGTTGTTTCTATGACTGACTCTGGGTCGCTGACACGTGATGCCGGACTGATCATTGCCGGTCAGAAAATAGAGCATCATGAAATTGCAGCCTACGGGTCGGCGGTTACACTGGCTAAGGTTTTGGGTTACTCCGAAGCTGCCCGTATGTTACAGCAAACGCTTGAAGAAGAAAAGAACACAGACGTGAAGCTGACTAAATTAGCTGAGTCATTTATTAACCAGCGAGCTGCTTCTGAAAATGACAATGACAACACATCGTATAATTCTGACTCAAATCAGATCGTTAGTCAGGGTCAATATGGTAATAGTGTAGTTGATCCAGATGGTACTCGTTACAGTGATAGCTCAGTAGCGGGTTATAACTCCACAAATGATACCATTTCGGGCGGCTCGCGAACGCTGTAA